From one Chryseobacterium sp. 3008163 genomic stretch:
- a CDS encoding HRDC domain-containing protein, producing the protein MQIKVLKVRIADEFLLQDQKMIDDFLNNHEIIKVEMAFVHDESFWSVVLYFNEYKDVVTKNIVKDSKAVKYSAEDEMLSPDEIVILDALKIWRSEKAKEQNLPSYFIATNKELLSVAKYKPVKKEELLDIKGFGKHKIENYGEEILEILESV; encoded by the coding sequence ATGCAAATAAAAGTTTTAAAAGTAAGAATTGCTGATGAATTTCTGCTTCAGGATCAGAAGATGATTGATGATTTTTTGAACAATCACGAGATCATAAAAGTGGAAATGGCTTTTGTTCATGATGAAAGTTTCTGGTCTGTCGTTTTGTATTTTAATGAATATAAAGATGTAGTAACCAAAAATATTGTTAAAGATTCTAAAGCAGTAAAATACTCTGCTGAAGACGAAATGCTTAGTCCGGATGAAATAGTAATTTTAGATGCCCTGAAAATCTGGCGCTCGGAAAAGGCAAAAGAGCAAAATCTTCCGTCTTATTTTATTGCGACCAATAAAGAGCTTCTTTCTGTAGCAAAATATAAACCTGTGAAAAAAGAAGAACTGCTTGATATCAAAGGTTTTGGAAAACATAAGATTGAAAATTATGGTGAAGAGATTTTAGAAATCCTGGAAAGCGTTTAA
- a CDS encoding phosphotransferase, translating to MSKNFEDSNLLENQKGIVHLDIWYDNLSVNKENEITIFDFDNCGNGHLILDVGYFCKQLFFIESDKNEYEIKVESFLNGYRKERSLSEKELKLIPEAGASIFVFYLGVQAQRFDWSNIFLTENYLKMFVGRIKNWLEYYEAKEITLPQTPS from the coding sequence ATGTCTAAAAATTTTGAAGATAGCAACCTATTAGAAAATCAAAAGGGAATAGTTCATCTCGATATTTGGTATGATAACTTGAGTGTAAATAAGGAAAATGAAATTACAATTTTTGACTTTGATAATTGTGGAAATGGACATCTGATTTTAGATGTTGGTTATTTTTGTAAACAACTATTTTTCATTGAATCTGATAAGAACGAATATGAAATAAAAGTTGAAAGTTTTCTAAACGGTTATAGAAAAGAAAGAAGTCTATCTGAAAAAGAACTGAAATTAATTCCAGAAGCGGGAGCATCTATTTTTGTGTTTTATCTTGGCGTTCAAGCTCAAAGATTCGATTGGTCAAATATATTTTTAACAGAAAACTATCTTAAAATGTTTGTTGGAAGAATAAAAAATTGGCTTGAATATTATGAGGCAAAAGAGATCACTCTTCCCCAAACTCCTTCCTAA
- a CDS encoding single-stranded DNA-binding protein has product MSLRNKVTLIGFTGKEVETVNFENGGTKASVSLATNNHYTNAKGEKVEETQWHSLVAFGKTAEILQKYVTKGKEIAIEGKITYRSYDDKDGVKRYITEIRVEEILLLGGK; this is encoded by the coding sequence ATGTCACTAAGAAACAAAGTAACCTTAATCGGTTTTACAGGAAAAGAAGTTGAAACAGTAAACTTCGAAAACGGAGGTACAAAAGCATCGGTATCTTTAGCTACCAATAATCATTACACCAACGCAAAAGGTGAAAAAGTAGAAGAAACACAATGGCACAGTTTGGTAGCTTTCGGGAAGACAGCTGAGATACTCCAAAAGTATGTTACGAAGGGAAAAGAAATTGCCATCGAAGGAAAAATTACCTACAGATCGTACGATGACAAAGACGGTGTGAAAAGATATATTACCGAAATCAGAGTAGAAGAAATTTTGCTTTTGGGTGGAAAATAA